One genomic segment of Vibrio quintilis includes these proteins:
- the luxU gene encoding quorum-sensing phosphorelay protein LuxU — MMDLINQEKIATLAKEIGPENVPVLLDIFLGELTSYQATLLEADTEARLEHLKEISHALKSSAASFGADRLCALAIDIDMRGKQQQLEDIAQETEALVELLRLTHESYAAFSPESVSV; from the coding sequence ATCATGGATTTAATCAATCAGGAAAAGATAGCAACACTGGCAAAAGAAATTGGTCCGGAAAATGTGCCGGTTTTGCTGGATATTTTTTTAGGTGAACTGACATCTTATCAGGCCACATTGCTGGAAGCTGATACAGAGGCACGGCTGGAACACTTAAAAGAAATCAGCCATGCGCTGAAAAGCAGTGCGGCCAGTTTTGGTGCAGACCGGTTGTGCGCGCTGGCCATTGATATTGACATGCGGGGCAAACAGCAGCAGCTGGAAGATATCGCGCAGGAGACTGAAGCATTGGTTGAGTTACTGCGTCTGACACACGAAAGTTATGCGGCTTTCAGCCCTGAATCTGTCAGCGTTTAA
- the yvcK gene encoding uridine diphosphate-N-acetylglucosamine-binding protein YvcK yields the protein MDIHKEKKVVAIGGGHGLGRVLAALRHFEENATGVVTTTDNGGSTGRIRHCQGGIAWGDMRNCINQLITTPSIASMMFEHRFRGQGELDGHNLGNLMLTALDNLSVRPLDAIQLIRTMLDVSVNIVPMSEYPADLTALTTEGRTVTGETSVDQMNARLTRIDISPQVPATHEAIAAIRATDAIILGPGSFLTSVMPPLLLSEIGKAIAKNTAAKLIYIENLSPEIGPASQMDLSQRLEWCSRACEGRPVDVVLCHQMIEHFSHPHTQLVIRDLASPNKEWRHEREKLRLALEEQMTGQK from the coding sequence ATGGATATTCATAAAGAAAAGAAAGTTGTTGCCATTGGTGGCGGACATGGTCTTGGACGGGTTTTGGCGGCTTTGCGCCATTTTGAAGAGAATGCGACCGGTGTTGTCACGACCACCGATAACGGCGGTTCAACCGGGCGAATCCGGCATTGTCAGGGTGGCATTGCCTGGGGCGACATGCGCAATTGTATTAATCAGCTCATCACCACACCCTCGATTGCTTCCATGATGTTTGAACACCGTTTTCGTGGTCAGGGCGAACTGGATGGCCATAATCTGGGCAACCTGATGCTGACGGCGCTGGATAATTTATCAGTCCGCCCGCTGGACGCAATTCAGCTGATCCGGACCATGCTGGATGTGTCGGTCAATATTGTGCCGATGTCAGAATATCCGGCAGACCTGACCGCACTGACGACGGAAGGCCGCACTGTGACGGGTGAAACCAGTGTTGACCAGATGAATGCCAGGCTGACCCGGATTGACATTTCACCTCAGGTGCCGGCAACTCACGAAGCCATTGCCGCTATCCGTGCAACAGATGCTATTATTCTCGGCCCCGGCAGTTTTCTGACCAGTGTCATGCCCCCGCTGCTGCTTTCTGAAATCGGCAAAGCGATTGCCAAAAATACCGCAGCAAAACTCATCTATATTGAGAATTTATCACCGGAGATTGGTCCGGCAAGTCAAATGGATTTAAGTCAGAGGCTTGAATGGTGCTCCCGGGCCTGTGAAGGGCGTCCGGTCGATGTGGTGCTCTGCCATCAGATGATTGAGCACTTCAGCCATCCGCACACCCAACTCGTGATTCGTGACCTGGCCTCCCCTAACAAAGAATGGCGTCATGAGCGGGAGAAACTCCGGCTGGCACTGGAAGAGCAGATGACCGGGCAGAAATGA
- the moaA gene encoding GTP 3',8-cyclase MoaA produces MALQFEDNFQRKFYYLRLSLTDVCNFKCTYCLPDGYQAGDERPCFLSLPEIRRVVHAFAHCGTTKVRLTGGEPSLRRDFTEIIRQVADTPGIEKVATTTNGFRMEKCVADWQRAGLTNINVSLDSLDPRMFHQITGENKFELVMRGIDRALEIGFAQVKVNAVLLKNQNDHQLPAFLEWIKHRPVQLRFIELMQTGEMDHYFDRHHASGQVFYRLLKAQGWQRKVRASHDGPAKVFWHPDYQGEIGLIMPYEDGFCDTCNRLRVSATGKLHLCLFGESGLDLRDLLQQDAQQSALMARIQSGLGQKASGHFLHQGDAGMTPHLASIGG; encoded by the coding sequence ATGGCTCTACAATTTGAAGATAATTTTCAGCGCAAATTCTATTATTTGCGTCTGTCGCTGACTGACGTCTGTAATTTTAAGTGTACCTATTGTTTACCTGATGGGTACCAGGCAGGGGATGAACGTCCCTGTTTCCTTTCATTGCCCGAAATTCGCCGGGTTGTTCATGCATTTGCCCATTGTGGCACGACAAAAGTACGCCTGACCGGCGGAGAACCGAGCCTGCGCCGTGATTTTACCGAAATCATCCGGCAGGTCGCGGATACGCCCGGTATTGAGAAAGTGGCGACGACAACCAATGGCTTCCGGATGGAGAAATGCGTTGCTGACTGGCAGCGGGCCGGGCTGACCAATATCAACGTCAGTCTGGACAGCCTCGATCCGAGAATGTTTCATCAAATCACCGGTGAAAATAAATTTGAGCTGGTGATGCGGGGCATTGACCGGGCGCTGGAAATCGGTTTTGCTCAGGTCAAAGTCAATGCTGTCTTACTGAAAAATCAGAACGACCACCAGCTCCCGGCGTTTTTAGAATGGATTAAACATCGCCCGGTGCAGCTGCGGTTTATCGAACTGATGCAGACCGGGGAAATGGATCACTATTTTGACCGCCATCATGCTTCAGGTCAGGTGTTTTACCGGCTGCTGAAAGCGCAGGGCTGGCAGCGGAAAGTCCGTGCCAGTCATGATGGCCCGGCCAAGGTGTTCTGGCATCCGGATTATCAGGGCGAAATTGGTCTGATCATGCCTTACGAAGACGGCTTTTGTGACACATGCAACCGCTTACGGGTTTCGGCAACCGGCAAACTGCATTTGTGCCTGTTTGGTGAGTCCGGCCTCGATCTGCGGGACTTATTGCAGCAGGATGCGCAACAGTCTGCCCTGATGGCCCGGATTCAGTCCGGTCTGGGGCAAAAAGCATCGGGGCATTTTCTGCATCAGGGTGACGCCGGAATGACGCCGCATCTGGCATCGATCGGGGGCTGA
- the moaB gene encoding molybdenum cofactor biosynthesis protein B translates to MGHAQSEFKPAKIAVLTVSDTRTEENDTSGQYLVQALKDAGHQLADKQIVIDDKYKIRAIVSNWIADESVQAVMITGGTGFTSRDNTPEAMLPLFDKEVEGFGELFRMVSYEEIGTSTIQSRAFAGFANHTVIFAMPGSTNACKTAWTKVIEQQMDASHRPCNFMPHLGK, encoded by the coding sequence ATGGGTCATGCACAATCAGAATTTAAACCTGCAAAAATCGCGGTATTAACTGTGTCTGATACGCGTACAGAAGAAAACGACACATCCGGGCAGTATCTGGTTCAGGCACTCAAAGATGCCGGACATCAACTGGCTGACAAACAAATTGTGATCGATGATAAATACAAAATCCGGGCGATTGTTTCGAACTGGATTGCTGACGAAAGCGTTCAGGCAGTGATGATCACCGGTGGCACCGGTTTTACCAGCCGGGATAATACGCCGGAAGCCATGTTGCCGCTGTTTGATAAAGAAGTGGAAGGATTTGGTGAACTGTTCCGGATGGTTTCTTATGAAGAAATCGGCACCTCGACCATTCAGTCACGGGCTTTTGCCGGGTTTGCCAATCATACTGTGATTTTCGCGATGCCGGGTTCAACCAACGCCTGTAAAACGGCGTGGACTAAGGTGATTGAACAGCAGATGGATGCCTCACACCGTCCGTGTAACTTTATGCCGCATCTGGGGAAATAA
- the moaC gene encoding cyclic pyranopterin monophosphate synthase MoaC — translation MPELTHVNTAGEANMVDVSAKADTVREARAEAWVHMSAETLGLIISGGHHKGDVFATARIAGIQAAKRTWELIPLCHPLLLSKVEVRLEACEEQSAVRIESVCRLTGKTGVEMEALTAASVAALTVYDMCKAIQKDMVISQVRLLEKSGGKSGDFKVDA, via the coding sequence ATGCCTGAACTGACTCACGTCAATACTGCCGGTGAGGCCAATATGGTGGATGTTTCTGCGAAAGCCGACACAGTCAGAGAAGCCAGAGCTGAAGCCTGGGTCCATATGTCGGCTGAAACGCTGGGGCTGATTATTTCCGGCGGACATCATAAAGGCGATGTATTTGCCACCGCCCGCATCGCCGGGATTCAGGCAGCGAAACGCACATGGGAGCTGATTCCTCTGTGTCACCCGTTGCTGTTGTCCAAAGTGGAAGTCCGGCTGGAAGCGTGTGAAGAACAATCCGCGGTGCGGATTGAATCTGTGTGTCGCCTGACCGGAAAAACCGGCGTTGAAATGGAAGCGCTGACTGCTGCATCCGTGGCTGCATTAACCGTTTACGACATGTGTAAAGCTATTCAGAAAGATATGGTGATCAGTCAGGTTCGTTTGCTGGAAAAATCTGGCGGGAAATCAGGTGATTTTAAGGTGGACGCATGA
- the moaD gene encoding molybdopterin synthase sulfur carrier subunit, protein MIKVLFFAQTREIIGQDEIEVEGPFESVQLLRESLAARSDKWALAMAPERLLMAVNQTIVPPETAISDGDEVAFFPPVTGG, encoded by the coding sequence ATGATTAAAGTACTGTTTTTTGCCCAGACCCGGGAAATTATCGGTCAGGATGAGATTGAGGTCGAAGGGCCGTTTGAAAGTGTGCAGTTACTGAGAGAATCACTGGCTGCCCGTTCTGATAAATGGGCCCTGGCGATGGCTCCGGAGCGACTGCTGATGGCGGTCAATCAAACCATTGTTCCGCCGGAAACGGCGATCAGTGATGGTGATGAAGTTGCCTTTTTCCCGCCGGTTACAGGAGGCTGA
- the moaE gene encoding molybdopterin synthase catalytic subunit MoaE, which produces MTHSVCVQREDFSAGEEYERLSQDAAAGAVATFVGKVRNHNLGEPVAGLALEHYPGMTEKVLEDICEQAASKWPLLNIRVIHRIGRIRTGGQIVFVGVSSAHRNAAFAACEFIMDILKTKAPFWKKEWADTGDRWLDSRESDHQAAERWKEDSES; this is translated from the coding sequence ATGACGCATTCTGTTTGTGTTCAGCGGGAAGACTTCTCCGCCGGTGAAGAGTATGAACGTTTGTCGCAGGATGCCGCAGCCGGGGCTGTTGCGACTTTTGTCGGCAAAGTCCGTAATCATAATCTGGGTGAACCGGTGGCCGGGCTGGCGCTTGAACACTATCCGGGCATGACGGAAAAAGTCCTTGAGGATATCTGTGAACAGGCTGCATCCAAGTGGCCGCTGCTGAACATCCGGGTGATTCACCGGATTGGCCGCATCCGGACCGGCGGGCAGATTGTGTTTGTCGGTGTCAGCAGTGCACACCGCAATGCGGCGTTTGCTGCCTGTGAATTCATTATGGACATCCTGAAAACCAAAGCGCCGTTCTGGAAGAAAGAGTGGGCTGATACCGGTGATCGCTGGCTGGATTCGCGGGAAAGTGATCATCAGGCGGCTGAACGCTGGAAAGAAGACAGCGAAAGCTGA
- a CDS encoding CBS domain-containing protein, giving the protein MDSLKVRDYMTRHPVTFDAGMPLSVALERVIHSEHFGGPVVDEAGKVIGFLSEQDLLDKLVKVGYHCQDTHVVGDCMNQEVCSVSPELSIIELAHMMKVGRPKVYPVIEEEENRLVGLITRRSVLKAIEKSLVACFQHPV; this is encoded by the coding sequence ATGGACTCACTAAAAGTTAGAGATTATATGACGCGACATCCGGTGACATTTGATGCAGGAATGCCGTTGTCTGTTGCATTGGAAAGAGTGATTCACTCCGAACATTTTGGCGGCCCGGTCGTCGATGAGGCTGGCAAGGTCATTGGTTTTCTGTCTGAGCAGGACTTGCTGGATAAACTGGTGAAAGTGGGTTATCACTGCCAGGACACACATGTTGTCGGTGATTGTATGAATCAGGAAGTGTGTTCCGTGTCTCCGGAATTATCAATTATTGAGCTGGCACATATGATGAAAGTCGGCCGGCCCAAGGTGTATCCGGTGATCGAGGAAGAAGAAAACCGTTTGGTCGGATTAATCACCCGACGCTCTGTGCTTAAAGCGATTGAAAAATCTCTCGTTGCCTGTTTTCAGCATCCGGTTTAG